DNA from Musa acuminata AAA Group cultivar baxijiao chromosome BXJ1-5, Cavendish_Baxijiao_AAA, whole genome shotgun sequence:
ACGGCGGACCGCCATGGCCGCAGCAAGCCATCAATGGCTTCTCGATGCCTGCTCGCATCGAAGAAGGGGATGTTCATCTTCCCAGTACGCACTTCCATGCATTAAATGTGACACTTCGTGGAGTAGAACTTACTGTACTGCGTGTGGTAGGCTATGAGATCGTACTTGATGGAGAACATGTCGACGTAGACGATGACTGCGTTCTTCAACTCCTGTCTCATCTTCTCACAGAGGTCGCTCAGTCCGTAATTGTAGGCTTTAGCCGCATCGTTATAAGCCGAGAGGCATCCGAATGCATCCAGCTGGCTGTCGTTCTTTCTATGCAACGCAAGCGTCTGAGGTAAACAGCCGAGAGGCCCAGTGTTGTAGATCCAAAACTTCCTACCTCCGTTTTCGAACATAGACTGCAGATTTACAAGCAGTGTTTTGATCTCCAGTTTCACTAGATTTCTTTCTCAGACGTAAAGGAAATATAACTTTGAGTACCTTTATGGCATCTTCGATCTTGTTTAGCATGGTTGGGATTTTGAGGAGGACCTGTGGGTAGCTCAAGTTCAAATAGAAAGCCTTGGCAAGATCATTCTGGCCTATGTCAATGCTATAAACTGCATGCTTAAACTCTTTCTCAGTGACTAAAGATCCTGAGCCTGCATTTGTTGTTTGATATAATCTGACATAAGGATGCAGTAACAACTCATCACgttcttttctctcaatcaaagcaTAAAGCAGCGTTTCAGTAGACTGCAACAGTACCTTCTGTCATGAGCTCACGGGTGCGGTTTTTGAAGTGAAGGAACTGAAGCACCTGAGTTGATAAAGGGAAGGGATTTCCAGGCAGATCGACTGCTGCTCCAACTACTGCGAAGTTTACTCCATGAGAAAAGTTTGAGCCCGAGGACTCCAAGTAATGGCTCAAGTAGCTCATCTTCAACCCCTCACCTAAATACAATGAGGTAAGATTAGGATATACTAGTGTGATACCAGAGAACCACATGAAAGGCTGCGGCGATGCATACAGATGAAGTCGACGTACAGGCGGCCGTCACTGAAACGGCCGGTCGTCTTGTGGAAGAACTGCCGGCCGGACGGTGGGCCGAGGTAGAAGCCGAGGCCGGCGGCGAAGCCACCGGTGTCGGAATTCGAGTCGCCAAAGTTGAAGAGCACACATTTGGATTCAACTGCACTCCTTAAGGAAACGAGTAGTAGCAGTAGAGCTAGAACAACTTgtgatggaagaagaagaagagacaggGGATTTCCT
Protein-coding regions in this window:
- the LOC135675110 gene encoding GDSL esterase/lipase At1g09390-like, whose product is MAKPWQGNPLSLLLLPSQVVLALLLLLVSLRSAVESKCVLFNFGDSNSDTGGFAAGLGFYLGPPSGRQFFHKTTGRFSDGRLYVDFICEGLKMSYLSHYLESSGSNFSHGVNFAVVGAAVDLPGNPFPLSTQVLQFLHFKNRTRELMTEGSGSLVTEKEFKHAVYSIDIGQNDLAKAFYLNLSYPQVLLKIPTMLNKIEDAIKSMFENGGRKFWIYNTGPLGCLPQTLALHRKNDSQLDAFGCLSAYNDAAKAYNYGLSDLCEKMRQELKNAVIVYVDMFSIKYDLIAYHTQYSIEKPLMACCGHGGPPYNYKERMTCGQPTATACPEGSRYVSWDGVHYTETANGIIASKVLSAKYSQPQTDLRSLCEEQTTD